The segment tttttctttgcagtgGCTTGTGAACTTCTTTGGCTCTCTCTCTGTTGAAGACTCGGTGGAGTGCCTGCGTGCTATGCTGTCAGCCAACATTCGGCAAAATCTACAGCTTTGTGTGCAGGTTGCTTCTAAGTACCATGAACAGCTTGGCACCCAGTCTCTTGTGGAGCTTTTTGAATCTTTCAAAAGCTATGAAGGTACAGTATTAAAAGGAAGCAGCTTCCTTGGAAGCACTACTCAACTGAAGCTTCTAGTAAGGATTGTAGCTTTTATGGGAAAGGCACCTTCACATGGCTGAATCTTGGAATGCATTGATCAAAGTGCTGAGTTCATCACAGTGAATAGCTTTGGGGGTAACTTTGTCTAGAAACTTTCTTAACCCTCTTGAGTAAGTCTCAGAGAGAGACAAAAcctgaaggggggggggaggggaacaaaacaaaacaaaaaaaaccttctgcttttcctgcagtTGAAGGGAAACTACTCTCAGCAGTGTTGAACAAAGTTAAAAGATGAAACCCATAAGCACACTTGCTTCACTCACCTTTTAACTATTAAAAACATGTGACTCTTTCTAGGACTGTTCTATTTCTTGGGTTCCATTGTAAACTTCAGCCAGGATCCAGATGTTCACTTCAAGTACATCCAGGCAGCTTGCAAGACAGGTCAGATAAAGGAAGTAGAAAGAATCTGCCGTGAAAGTAACTGCTATAACCCAGAACGGGTGAAGAACTTTCTGAAGGTAAATATTCTGTCTAACAAATCAAGCAATCCTCTGTATGTTTTGCTTAGCAGCAGAACTACAGCCTTCTGAATGGAGGGAAATAGCAACTCAAGTTTTAGCTGGCATGGCCATGAATAGTTTACTATATAACCAGAATAGGAATCTAGTTCTTTTGCAGGAATATAATAGGtccttctgtgctgtgtctggaaaaacaaattcacCATTCCTATAAAACTAGCCAGTATGATATTCATGAATTTGGTACAAGTTGTGTTTTCACCTAATGGTAGGTGAATCCAGGTTGGCAGAAGGAAATACTGTGCTGAAGTATCAGCCAAAGCTTTATCAAGGATATTGGCTAGACGAAGCTTATTAAAACAGGACTTACCATGCACAACACTTTGCATGCTTTGTAACTGgtaaaatggcattttaatgCCATTTAATTTTGCGGGAAGTTCTTGGCCCAGCAATGGTCTTCTGAATTGATATATGAATTGATAGTCATGTTGAAGCTAGGAATGTGGGCCTAATACAGCACTTGTTGAAGAGCCTAAACTTAAAACTCAATTGCCTGACTGGCCATGTGGCACTCATAGTGGCTAACTTGCTTTTGAAGTCAGTTGTCTGCAGACAGCCTTAAATTTTTGAATGTGTTGTGATTTCTAGTGCTGGGACAACTTGGTCAGACtttactgctttgaaaatgctttGACAAAGGATGGTTgctttcttacattttttttgcacaaaataCAGGAGGCAAAGCTGACAGACCAACTTCCTCTGATCATTGTCTGTGATCGATTTGACTTTGTTCATGACCTGGTGCTCTACTTATATCGCAATAACCTGCAGAAGTATATAGAGATATACGTACAGAAGGTAAGAAGAATGCACTTTTAAactcttgctttttccttccttctaagGAAGGAAACTGAACTACTTTCAGTTGACTAAAGCAGATTTGGCTACATCTTTTATGCTCACACTTCTCATGCAGAGGCTCTTCACTGAGCCCTCCTCTATCACAAACCTACAAGTGTAGTTTTTCCTGGAATTCATATACAGATGTGTTAGTAACTTAAAAATCACTGCTCTTAAAACATAGTTTAAACTGTTAACTAGAACTTTCTTTATATGGAAGACTGGGGATGGGTTATTAATAATGCTAATAACTGATTTTAATGATTGTGGCTTATTCTAGGTGAATCCCAGCCGTATACCAGCAGTGGTTGGAGGGCTTCTTGATGTGGATTGTTCTGAAGATGTAATTAAGAACTTGATCATGGTGGTTAGAGGCCAGTTCTCAACAGATGAGTTGGTGgctgaagtggaaaaaagaaatcggTAATGAAAATTGATCTGTAAACACCAGTGTCAGGCTTTCCTGACCCTGGTATATGCCCAAATTGAATTGGATGCAGTTCTACTGAAGGACACaatattaatattgttttatatttctttatagAAAAGCAGTTTAGATTTGCTAGCAAGTCTCTGAATTATATGGGCAATATAAGATGCCTGACAGCACTACATGATGGATAATATGGCATTTGAACTCTCGTTCCTGAACATCTTCCCATGGGATGTGCCTTTGGAGTAACTCTGGATAAAATTGTCTTAACAGTCTCATTATAGGCACATGGCAGCTTGTGTAATTAGTTTGTAGCCACCTGTAAAATGTACAAATGCATTTAAGTGTGAAGAGCCACTTAAAACAGAAGTTATAAAGAAAACTGACAAAACTAATGCCACCTGCCAGCTTCCCTGATGTTAAACTGCAGACCTGGCCTCCATTCGtttaagacatttaaaaataggtGGCTGTTTTCCGTCTGCTTTTGAGTTTGACCAGAAGAACTTGCTTGAAGGGAAGCCCAGATATTAATTAGTATCTGTCATGCATACCTTGGTCTAACTTATAAacctaaaatgttttcttcaaaggCTTAAGTTGCTGTTGCCATGGCTCGAATCAAGGATTCACGAAGGCTGTGAAGAACCTGCAACTCATAATGCCTTGGCCAAAATCTACATTGATAGTAATAATAATCCAGAGCGGTTCCTTCGTGAGAATCCTTACTATGACAGCCGTGTAGTTGGCAAATATTGTGAAAAGAGGGATCCTCATCTGGCCTGCGTTGCATATGAGAGGGGGCAATGTGATCTGGAACTCATAAAGGTTGGCAAAACTACATTTATAAACATACTTGCTGCCTGAAGCAGAAACTTAGCTTGCTATTTGACTAACATTTTCAGAATCCTGTCTTGCAGTCTCACTCAGGAGTTGAGGTAGACAGGATTCTTCTACATGGAGACAGTAATTTTTATGATAACAAGGAGCTCTCATGCTTTATGTCAAAACTAAAATaatgcagctctgcagattTAAGCTACCATTCATCTTTCATCCACAGACTGCTCAAAAGTTGATCAAGTTTACTTGGCCCAGGTGACAAATATACCAATGCTAAACCTTGGTTAACTTGGGTTTCTTTGAGCATTGAGCACTTGATCAACAGAAAGGAGAGGTTGTCACCTAGTTTAACTCGGTGGGAGGAAGAAAATCCTCCCTGAAACTTCGGATTGAAACTAGAAAGGGGGATGTGATTTTCCCTTGCTGTGGTTGACCCTTGAAGAGCTGTTCCGATGCACAActagaaatgaggaaaataaatgttgacAGTCAGACTGCAAGGACTTGTTCAGATAGCATTCCTTTCCTATCTTAAACTTGTTGATTCCTCGAACCTCCCTTAGAAGTTCAAGGGCAAGTGAAGTTCacagtgtttttcaaatatgtCCTAATGTCTCATACTGAACACCAGAGCTTAATGTCAGATTGCAGTTCTTGTGACTgctgttaaagaaaacattctccTACTTGCACTTCTGCCTTATATAGTATATGCAAAGAATGTCAGCTGTGTAGGGGTAAGAACTAGCTTGTTTTGCGCTGtgtaaaaagaagtaaatgcCGTTTCCTGACAAGACCCCCACTGTAGTTGTTAGAAGGAAGGTATAATCTAGACTTGCCACTAAAAGTGGATGACTTTTCAGCCTGAAGCAACTATTTTTGAAGCAATACCTCCTTTGTAGCTGTAAAGATAAAGCAAGTAGCTGGCTGTATTCAGCTTGTTTCTTGCTTCAGAATATGAAAGTGGCTCTGAATTGTTTCCATAGGAGACTTTGTTAGGATAGACTTTAACTTTCTAGTTAATCATAAAAACCTGTCAGTACCAGTTTCTTCCTTGAGCTGATATTCTGAATGGGTGCTTCAGGTCATGAATGAAAGCTCTTCCTCCTGTGAGAACTATTCTTGAGGCATTGCTCCTTCCTGGGAAAGGGCTCAACTCCTGAAACCAGGCAACTAATAGATGTATAATGTAAAGGAAAATTGTGCAACTACTAATTTGCTTACAGCGAAGTACTTGAGATTTCAAGAGCTAATTCTGATACTAACAGAACATGACCTGTTGGTAGAAGACCAAATAGGCCTTTAGGTTTCTACTTTTCCAGTTGGACATTTAAATTAGTGGCACTAATAGGGTCATAACTCATAACAACTTGTTGCACTTCTATAGGAAATCCCATATTTATTCTGTACCCTTAACATTTTAACGGGAAACCAAGCCACCTGCTTCTCTGAACATTTCTAGTGTAAAGTTAATGACACCAAATAGGTAACCTATTTCTGGCTTTGAACACCAACACCATTCCTCAATTCACTACTTAACACCGCCCAAGCAAGTGGCTCCCTTTCTTAGGTTTAAAATTTAAGTTCTTCAGGCTTCTGCAGGTCTTCACTTCAAACAGAAGCAAATAGTTACTGTGAAGCCACTGTCACAGTATTTGTGTGTCGGGCAAAACCAAGAGAAGCTATAGGAATTCTGCTGGAGACCTTCTCCATGAGCCTTCCAGATCAGAGGTTGGGTAAGAACTTTGTCTGTGGCATTAGCATTGGTCAGCAATTAGTTCTAGTCAGTTTTTTAGACTGTCTGACTCATAGCTAGTTAAACCTGTCTTGTGGTACTAACTCTTGATGTTAATTCCAATTTTTGCAACTTCTCCTTCAGGTCTGCAATGAGAACTCACTGTTTAAGAGTGAGGCTCGCTATCTAGTTCGCAGGAAGGACCCTGAACTCTGGGCAaatgttttagaagaaaacaaccCATTCAGGCGGCAGCTTATTGACCAGGTACAGCACAAAGGCTAAACTTCGTCACTATAAGGAGAACTCAGAACCTTTGTGGTACACTGAAGTAGCTGTCTTCCCCACATGGTTCTCTGAGGCCTCATCTCAGTTGTACAAAAGTTTGTAAGAGTTTGAGTGGCAAGTATTAGCTCAGAGCTTCACGGTCGGAAAACTTAATTATCAGTAAGATGATATTGTTCTGTCCTATGGAGTGACCCACAGGACAGAACGGGTCTCTAGTGAATTTGCTCCCTGTGCAGTCCCAAGGTGTGACTTTTAATATGTATGTCTAGTACAGAAGTAGTTCTTTCTTGCTGGGTATGACAATACTTTCAAAGTTCTGAAGCCTTAATTTGTAGCTCACTGTAATGGGTTGGTAAATATCTTATTTGGGAAAAATGCTTAATATTCTCCTACGTTCAAATCCAGGTTGTCCAAACAGCTTTATCAGAGACGCAGGATCCAGAGGAGGTTTCTGTCACTGTGAAAGCTTTCATGACTGCAGACCTGCCTAATGAATTAATTGAGTTATTGGAAAAAATTGTCTTGGATAATTCTGTATTCAGTGAACACAGGTAAGGAGAGAGCTTTGTTCACAAATTTAGCCTATTCAGTGCGTCTCTTTAGGTTGTGAAGTGACCCAAATTATTTGTGGGCTTCTTGGTTCCAAGACCTAAGCGCTTCTAAATGTGAATAGGCAGGCCAAAAAGGAGAACTTAAGGTTCTTTGTGATTTAAATACAGAGCTAGTTCATGCTATTCAATTTGCAGTGATGcgttgaaagaaaacaacactgaCACTGGTAAGCAATTTCATTTGGAAGGCAGATATCAATATTCCTCAATCTGGGAATGAAAGGTTGTTGCTATCAACAGCAAGCAGGTGTATGCAGCTGTTGTTGCATGTACAATATGTGTCACTTAAAAAGTGCCCAACACCTGCTTATAACCTGTGCCTTTTGTTAACCAAAGGAACCTCCAGAATCTGCTGATCCTGACTGCCATCAAGGCTGACCGCACTCGTGTGATGGAGTACATTAATCGACTGGATAACTATGATGCCCCAGATATTGCAAACATTGCCATCAGTAATGAACTATATGAAGAAGCCTTTGCTATATTCAGAAAATTTGATGTTAATACTTCAGCAATCCAGGTGAGGTGTGGTTCCTACATGAACATATAGAATGCTAGTAATagagagaatggaaaaaagtaTAATGTTAAATTGATTCTCCTGGAATGATTGTAACTTAAATCATTGAGACTTAACAGTATGGTTCCTAAATTATATCAGTTTGTAGCAAAAAGTGGGAATACgtgcaaagaataacaaagcAGATTCAAACTGATGAGTTCAGATGCAGATCTGttcaaagtaataaaaagatTTTAGAGTGTTGTGCTACACGCTTGTGTGCATGCTGCGTTTCACTGTGAATGACTGCCTTGGAGACTTACACCTGAAAGGGGCAGGAGAATCAAATGCTACTAGGCGTTGTCTTCAGGCCAGAATACTGACTTCTTCAGGGTAGAAGAACTCCTGTTGCTATCATTTATCTATTCTTGCTGCTCTACTTCACTGGACAGAAAGGGCTTTTCTAAAAGCAGTTAGCTTTGTATCGCTTACTTAGAACAACCTATGTGTTTGAAGGAAGAGTTTTTTGTGGAAAGGAAGATGTTACaaggctttgatttttattttattttttcatcttgcaatttcaatttcaaacaGGTGCTGATTGAACACATTGGCAATTTAGACCGTGCTTATGAATTTGCAGAGAGATGTAATGAACCAGCAGTATGGAGCCAACTAgccagagcacagctgcagaaggaCTTGGTGAAAGAAGCCATTGACTCCTACATAAAGGCAGATGATCCGTCTGCCTACATGGAAGTTGTTCAAGCAGCTAATAGAAATGGTAAGCCAAATTATCTTCAAACTTAAGATTGCTTGGGTAAGAGTTGGGTTATTTCATTTACCTTGAGCAGCAAGGATTCTTGAGATGTGCAAATTCTGTTTCAGAGTAAATTGGACTAGCTAGTCTATGGAGTGGATGAGTCACTTTAGTGAGATTCCTGTCAACAAATTTGTCTGTTTTGCTACAACAATGATAGACCTCCCTGTGAAGATAATTTGGACCGTTATGGTCTAAATACAACTGAGTATAGTGTATTGATTTTAGCTGTACGTGGCAGAATTGCTTGCCAATTGAATTCTAGGATAGTTGCAAGAAGTTCAACGTTATATGAAGGTGACTCAATGTTTAGCAGAGAATACCTTAACTCAGATGCAGATGGCTTAGTATCATTGAGCATACTGGTGAAAACTGTGTTCCTGATGTGAGCAAGGAGAGCAAGACAGAATAACTAAATAGAGGATCTGAAatatcttttctctcttcaaGATAACTGGGAGGACCTAGTCAAGTTCTTACAGATGGCCAGGAAGAAGGCTAGAGAGTCTTATGTGGAGACGGAACTTATTTTTGCCTTGGCAAAAACTAATCGTCTCTCAGAACTGGAGGAGTTTATTAGTGGCCCTAATAATGCCCATATACAGCAGGTATGTCTTGATCACAGTTCCTATGTCTGACTTGCTGCTTAGCTGACTTGATTCTTGCTGTTACCCTTGTTTACCTTGGACTCCTAATCCAGGTTGGTGATCGCTGTTACGAAGAAGGGATGTATGAAGCAGCAAAACTACTCTATAACAACGTGTCTAATTTTGCTCGCCTGGCATCTACCTTGGTACACCTTGGAGAGTATCAGGCAGCAGTGGACAGTGGCCGCAAAGCCAACAGCACAAGGACTTGGAAGGAGGTAAccaaaacttgcattttttaataatcTGCAGAACACACACGGTTGTTGCTTCTGAGCATGTTGCTTTTGAGCATAATTGGACTCCTTTGCTCTGTCAGTAATGTGGGAATTAAAGAATAGTTGATGCATAACCATCTGTGATGATATTTGATAGTGACTTGCTGTTTCTGGCTACAGAGCACATCTGTATCTTCATAAGCTGTCATCTTGCCTGAGATAATAAAGGTTAGTTTCAGAACAGTGTAAAATGAATGGCAGTATTACAGTAATACCTATTAGGAACTGTAGTAAGCCCTGAATTTGTTAAAGCTTTGCTAATCAACTTTGTCCTTTAATATAAAGAGTCTAAATAAGCATTGCAGTATTCTCCTGTGAACTGACTCTGCTATCTCTCGTTACAGGTATGTTTTGCCTGTGTGGATGGAAAAGAATTCCGCTTGGCACAGATATGTGGCTTACACATAGTCATTCATGCTGATGAACTTGAAGAGCTGATTAGTTACTATCAGGTTAGATCACTGTTAATGTCCTAGAAAATCTATACAGAGTACTTGTATCTGCTAATAAAGTGGTCCCAGCTAAAACCTGACACCCTGTGGGACTAATGTTTAATGACTGCAGAAGTAAATTGAATTTATTCTTCCTCTATTTCCTAATAGTTTCATGCAAACCTTTTATAGTAAATGGAAGGGTGATAGCTTTCACTGTCCCTTCTTTTACAATTCTGTTGCCTTATTCAAATAGAGTCTTATAAAACTAAGCACTCTAATTTGGAGAGAAAAGTTTGTTGAATTTAAGtaaataagctttttatttttagcaagtttTAAGTGCTAGTTGGTTATGAATTTGCAATTAATCCttattttcctaatatccaggATCGTGGCTACTTTGAAGAACTGATTGCTCTTTTGGAAGCTGCTTTGGGTCTAGAGCGTGCTCACATGGGGATGTTTACTGAACTTGCCATCTTATACTCTAAATTCAAGCCTCAGAAAATGAGGGAACATTTGGAGCTCTTTTGGTCTCGAGTTAATATTCCAAAGGTATGCAGTAAAGTAACTACACTGCAAGTGAAGTAGGGAAGCTGTTAATGAATCAAACTGACTGTCGTCTTATTTTATCAGGTGCTCAGAGCTGCAGAACAGGCTCATCTCTGGGCAGAACTTGTATTCCTTTATGACAAATACGAGGAGTATGACAATGCAATAATTACCATGATGAATCATCCCACCGATGCCTGGAAAGAAGGGCAGTTTAAAGACATAATTGCCAAGGCAAGTTGATAGTTAACTGAATCAGAGTGCTGAAAGATTCTTTCAGAACTAAGgcaaaaatgcagaacaaaatccCCACTTAAGTTTGCTTAAGCTACTATTACCCAGTTTTCatgctgtatttaaaacaaatcatcCAAATAGTTTAGCACAAGAATTAATCTAAGCTTGTACCCTTTgtttgctgttgtgcagcatgTTCTGATGAGCGGCAGCCTATAGCACAGAATGTTTTCAGGGACTGCTCAGGATTGTAGGTCACAAGCAAGGGCACAACCTCCTCAATATCTTTGACCTGACTGTTGCCTCAGTCTGAGGTTGTAACATTTCTTGAAAGATCCTTGCAGTTTCCAGCTATTTCAGTGAGAGAAATGGGCTGGGCAGTCCTATGAATGCAGTGGAGAATAGGGGATTAATGAATAGTTTAGATAAGATTTCAGGCTGTGAACCCATTCTTACTGGTCTTACGGGTTTCAAGGCAACAGCTTAAGAGTGGTTAAGTTTACAGCCTTTAGGAGTTAAACACGTGATCACATTAAGTCTAGTGGGCTGCCAGTGCTGGGATCTCTTAACCGTGGATGGGTTAGAATTGGTTTGGACTGTTCCTGCTAGGTTGTAACTTCACCATCTGGAAGCAGATGACACTAGAAGCAGTCATGAGATTCAACAAGAATTATGCATGCAAGTGTAATGCTACTGTCCGGTAGAAGAAAATTTAAGCTTTTATATAAGAGTCAGATAAACTTTCTGCTGAGTTAAATGATCCAAATTAAGCACCTTAGATTTACTTGCATGTGAAGTACTTACTAGTGTATAACCATGCAGGTGGCCAACGTGGAGCTGTATTACAAAGCCTTGCAATTCTACTTGGACTACAAACCTCTGCTGATCAATGATCTTCTGCTTGTATTATCTCCACGACTGGATCATACGAGGACAGTCAATTTTTTCTCAAAGGTGAGTTTGGGAGATAGTGGATGAACAGAAAACCCCCATGCAAGTAAAGACATTCTAGTCTCTGtctgagaaggggaaaaaaagggctgGTGTCTGTCAGGTGGCTTTCCCTCAAGTATGAGGGACTGAGGAGCAGTCCAGTCCTGTATTAATATGGGAAGCACTAGAAGAGTTAGCATAACTGTCCTAGTAGGCTGTTTCATTTTACTTCCAGCAACAACACAATATGACTTGTCTGTAGTTCTGATAGCAAGCATACACAGTCCTGACAGTAAGCATAAACTCTTGCTATAACAAATGGGAACTTATTTCAGGAGTATCAAGTGTCAGAACTAGTATAGTTAATCTTGTATTGAAAATATCTTAATTCCAGGTTAATCAGCTACTTCTAGTAAAGCCTTACCTGCGTTCAGTCCAGaaccacaacaacaaaggaGTTAATGAAGCTCTAAACAACCTTTTAACAGAGGAGGAAGACTATCAGGTGAGCCCCACAAAAGAGACCAGTAGGCCTGatcaaaaaaagtaaaatagtcATGGTTTAGTTGTTTCCCAGCTGACAAGGTGTAATTCCCTTGAGCAAAGGGGAACTTCTGCAGTGTAACAGTAGTGGGGATAGAATCAGACCCTTTGGGCCATGGGGTGCTTTGGTCACAATCTGATAACCTGCAAACAAAGCAGATACCGCAGTTACTTCTCTCAGAACAAGACTTCATAAAGGTCAGCATTGGGTATGTACTTTAGTAGGCAAAACTTCTGTAAACAAATTTTCTTCTGGCCCTGTTGACTGATATTCGTAGGACAagcttttctattctatttagTCTGCAAAGTGAAGTTCATACAACCAAGTTAAAATCTTGCTATATTAAAAACAGTCCTTGAAAGAAAGGCCTGAAGTATGCAGGGCAAAGAAGCTGTAGCCAGCCATAGCATTAACATCTGTCTGGAGTAACCTAAGCACTTGTGAGGCATCCTTGGATGCTTCTCTCCTGTATCTCTCACCTACCATCATCTGGAAGCATGGGTAACAATTCTCTCTCAAACAGGGTTTGAGAGCTTCCATTGATGCCTATGACAACTTTGATAACATAACATTGGCTCAGCGTCTGGAAAAGCATGAACTAATTGAATTTAGGCGTATTGCAGCATACTTGTATAAGGGCAACAACCGCTGGAAACAGAGCGTGGAGCTATGCAAGAAAGACCGTCTGTATAAGGTGAGTTAACACAGCTTTTCTCCCTGACTGTCAAAAAGAAGAGTCTGATATCTGAAGCATAGGCTCCTGGAAACTGAATGCATTCTTTTAGCTTCAAATCTGGGGTTCCAATGAATCTTAACCCTTCCCTTGAAGTTTAAGGAAAGAATATTAGAGCAGAATAGCTTGCAATTTCAAATGTAGACCTTAAGTCTAATTTGATAATGCTGTCCTGTACTCAGAGATCTCTCTATGCCCATCAAAGGCATCTGGACAGTTTTCTCTGTCAGTGCAGAACATTCTATGTAGACCTAAAGACTTTGTCCATATAGGGTAGAGATGAAACATGAGTAGAGTGGTATAGCACTTAAGCCTGTAGTGATTTCACATGAGCCAGTTCTTGAGTGCTCTGTAGCAAAGCTGACAAATAGTCTTCAGTCTTGCCAGATACCAAGCAGTTGATGCAGTAGTTTCTTCTGCTGTAGATAATCCTTAATGTCTAATTGTGAGATAGGTGGGATACCAGAAATTTTATCTTTGCTGCTACAAAACTAAGCAAAATCTCATTGGGCCACTTCAAGTACTTAACTGAATGTGCAACAGGCTTTCCTTAAAATGAGCACCTGGGCTGCCTGGGAATAAGAGGACTTAAATGAGTGTATATACTGTAACTTAGATCCTGTACAACACGTGTGGTGATGTGAAAGACTAACTTCTTGGTATGCAAAATACATGGCCCGTCTAGCTAGCAGTTTCGTATACATAAGGTGTAAAACAACAAACTGACAGACAAGGATCAAGCTTAACTGTTGTCCTTTTCTGTAGGATGCTATGCAGTATGCTGCAGAGTCCAAAGATGCAGAACTAGCTGAGAAGCTGCTTCAATGGTTCCTGGAAGAAGGCAAGCAGGAGTGTTTTGCAGCCTGCCTTTTCACGTGTTATGACTTGTTGCACCCAGATGTAGTCCTTGAGTTGGCATGGAGGCATAACATCATGGACTTTGCAATGCCTTATTTCATCCAAGTGATGAGAGAGTACCTTACCAAAGTGAGTATTGCATAGGCTAAGAAGTTGAGTCTTTTAGTCTGCTGGGCAATTAGTGTTATGCAAACCAGGTAAAGCTCTTTGCATGTATTTAGAGTATTATTATTCCTCACACTAAGTCCTCTGGGAATTTCTCTGGGTTTAGTCACTTCACGCTAGATAGCTAAATTTCTAAATAGAAAGCATAGGACTTGAAAGAGGTGTAgttaacttttgtttttaacaatgGGTGTGAGGAACTGTATGCTTTTTAGATCAGCTGCATAGTTCATGAAGTTGAGGACTTGCTGAAGAGAACCTGCATCATTTTTTACTCGGTATAACTGTGAAAGTACTCTGTATGTTTTCTTGTTAGTTATTCAAAAGCTGTACTCTCTGTAACAGTACACACTGTTCCTACATCAACCTTATGAGTAGATTGCTGAAAATAAGGTGTTTATGGAAGACAGAACTTCAGATGCATAGTCTGGCTGTAAAATACTGATACCAGTAGCTAGTCTTGAACTGAGAAGGGAGAGATTCTGATCATGTGTGGTCCTGAAATGCTCGTCTCAAACAGCCCCAGGATATTAAACTAAGATTCTTCCTTAAAAGACTCTAGTGTTGTGTAGGACATCACAGTGGAGAATTCTGTTGAAATCAGTAATCTAGAAATGACTGCTTCAGGTTGTCTCTAATCAGTCATGTTAAGTATTCCCCTCTGAATTTTCTTGCAGGTTGATGGGCTGTTCTATAAGGTGACACTCTGATTTCAAACTTTTTTGTGTTCATTTGTGTCCCTCAATACCCTAGGATTCTTTTACAGGAATCTAGCTGTAGCTTCTGCCAGAAAAACAGTGTAATTTAGCTCTAACTCATTTTCTGTTCACTTTCTAATGCTAAAAGGATAACTATTCACAAGCAACTTGAAAATCCAACCAGACTCTGCTCTTTTTCATGAGAAATGGAAGCAAGTAATTGAGGACTTGACTGTTTGGGCTCCTAATTACTATATTACAGAAAACTTGTGGCAGGTATCTTTTACAAATACCTGTAAGTCTTGCCCGTTAGTATAATGAAAGTACTTGCACTGATCTTAAACTCTTCCTCCTCAAATTCTACTGAGGTGAAACTTGCCACACAAGTTCACTTGTACTCTTCCATGCGAAATGTACCTTCAAGATCATGGTTTTTAAA is part of the Anser cygnoides isolate HZ-2024a breed goose chromosome 17, Taihu_goose_T2T_genome, whole genome shotgun sequence genome and harbors:
- the CLTCL1 gene encoding clathrin heavy chain 2 isoform X3, with protein sequence MAQILPIRFQEHFQLQNLGINPANIGFSTLTMESDKFICIREKVGEQAQVVIIDMSDPTTPIRRPISAESAIMNPASKVIALKAGKTLQIFNIEMKSKMKAHTMAEEVIFWKWISVNTVALVTETAVYHWSMEGESQPQKMFDRHASLAGCQIINYRTDEHQKWLLLIGISAQQNRVVGAMQLYSVDRKVSQPIEGHAAAFAEFKIEGNAKPSTLFCFAVRSPAGGKLHIIEVGQPATGNQPFVKKAVDVFFPPEAQTDFPVAMQIGIKHGVIYLITKYGYIHMYDLESGVCIYMNRISADTIFVTASHEPTSGIIGVNKKGQVLSVCVEEDNIVNYATNVLQNPDLGLRMAIRSNLAGAEELFARKFNTLFAQGSYADAAKVAASAPKGILRTSDTIRKFQSVPAQPGQASPLLQYFGILLDQGQLNKFESLELCRPVLQQGRKQLLEKWLKEDKLECSEELGDLVKTADPTLALSVYLRANVPNKVIQCFAETGQFQKIVLYAKKVGYTPDWIFLLRSVMRVSPDQGLQFSQMLVQDEEPLANINQIVDVFMENSLIQQCTSFLLDALKNNRPAEGHLQTRLLEMNLIHAPQVADAILGNQMFTHYDRAHIAQLCEKAGLLQRALEHYTDLYDIKRAVVHTHLLNPEWLVNFFGSLSVEDSVECLRAMLSANIRQNLQLCVQVASKYHEQLGTQSLVELFESFKSYEGLFYFLGSIVNFSQDPDVHFKYIQAACKTGQIKEVERICRESNCYNPERVKNFLKEAKLTDQLPLIIVCDRFDFVHDLVLYLYRNNLQKYIEIYVQKVNPSRIPAVVGGLLDVDCSEDVIKNLIMVVRGQFSTDELVAEVEKRNRLKLLLPWLESRIHEGCEEPATHNALAKIYIDSNNNPERFLRENPYYDSRVVGKYCEKRDPHLACVAYERGQCDLELIKVCNENSLFKSEARYLVRRKDPELWANVLEENNPFRRQLIDQVVQTALSETQDPEEVSVTVKAFMTADLPNELIELLEKIVLDNSVFSEHRNLQNLLILTAIKADRTRVMEYINRLDNYDAPDIANIAISNELYEEAFAIFRKFDVNTSAIQVLIEHIGNLDRAYEFAERCNEPAVWSQLARAQLQKDLVKEAIDSYIKADDPSAYMEVVQAANRNDNWEDLVKFLQMARKKARESYVETELIFALAKTNRLSELEEFISGPNNAHIQQVGDRCYEEGMYEAAKLLYNNVSNFARLASTLVHLGEYQAAVDSGRKANSTRTWKEVCFACVDGKEFRLAQICGLHIVIHADELEELISYYQDRGYFEELIALLEAALGLERAHMGMFTELAILYSKFKPQKMREHLELFWSRVNIPKVLRAAEQAHLWAELVFLYDKYEEYDNAIITMMNHPTDAWKEGQFKDIIAKVANVELYYKALQFYLDYKPLLINDLLLVLSPRLDHTRTVNFFSKVNQLLLVKPYLRSVQNHNNKGVNEALNNLLTEEEDYQGLRASIDAYDNFDNITLAQRLEKHELIEFRRIAAYLYKGNNRWKQSVELCKKDRLYKDAMQYAAESKDAELAEKLLQWFLEEGKQECFAACLFTCYDLLHPDVVLELAWRHNIMDFAMPYFIQVMREYLTKVDGLFYKASS